The following proteins are encoded in a genomic region of Streptomyces sp. NBC_01723:
- a CDS encoding UPF0182 family membrane protein, with product MPDRGGGPPSGPRIRVGRPSRRVRTLLLTLGVLAVLLMAFTMFAGFWTDWLWYRSVNYSSVFTTTLWTKIGLFFVFGLLMALAVGFNIWLAHRLRPPLSAMSMEQQNLDRYRMGIAPYKKWLLLGITALVGLIAGASASGQWRTWLMWVNGVPFGQKDPQFKLDVSFYAFDLPWYRFLLGFGFAAVIISVIAAALTHYLYGGLRVTSPGARATAAATGHLSVLLGVFVAFKAVAYWLDRYGLAVKSSDFKATDNWTGLRYVDANAYLPAKTILFCIAVICALLFFATLWRRTWQLPVIGFGLMVLSAILIGGLYPALVQKFQVQPNEQAKEAPYVEKNLAATRDAYGIEGTQVAEYPGVSETKDKTKLRDDADAAASIRIMDPNVISPTFQQLQQMRNYYAFPTNLDVDRYSKDGKDQDTVIGLRELNLAGIPKKNWINNHFRYTHGYGVVAAKGTAVDSEGRPVFTESDLPSKGDLGTYEQRVYYGEKTTTYSIVGGPQKEIDYSDDTGEKTFSYKGDGGVDLSNPINRAAYAAAFSEPQILYSGAIGEGSKILYNRTPKERVEAVAPWLTIDGDAYPAVVDGRIQWIVDAYTTTNGYPYASRTTLGDTTADSLTAANDQRAVVAQQNQVNYIRNSVKATVDAYSGDVKLYQWDTQDPVLKTWMKAFPGTVQGKGEISKALMEHLRYPQDLFKVQRELLTRYHVKDANTFLSGSEVWQVPDDPTNKSGDAVPPYYLSMKMPDQKAQAFSLTTTFTPNGRDNLSAFMAVDAEAGTDGYGKIRILKLPTSTTVNGPTQVQSQLNSEQDIAETIRLLRGGDSEVEYGNLLTVPLDGGLLYVEPVYVRGGDLKYPLLRKVLVSYGGNTAFENTLDEALNKVFGAQAAEPEPPEDTGEDPGQDTTEPPTSTNPTVREALSDAQDAFDAGQKALEQKDLTAYAEAQKDLEEALQRAEDAQAKADQGAGDKNGDDKASPSASPSKEAGGGSDTG from the coding sequence ATGCCGGACCGCGGCGGAGGCCCCCCGTCGGGGCCGCGGATCAGAGTGGGCCGCCCGTCCCGGCGTGTCCGAACCCTGCTGCTGACACTTGGTGTCCTCGCCGTGCTCCTCATGGCGTTCACCATGTTCGCGGGGTTCTGGACGGACTGGCTCTGGTACCGGTCGGTCAACTACTCGTCGGTGTTCACGACGACCCTGTGGACCAAGATCGGGCTCTTCTTCGTCTTCGGCCTGCTGATGGCGCTCGCCGTCGGGTTCAACATCTGGTTGGCCCACCGCCTGCGCCCGCCGCTCAGCGCCATGTCGATGGAGCAGCAGAACCTCGACCGGTACCGGATGGGCATCGCCCCGTACAAGAAGTGGCTGCTGCTCGGCATCACCGCCCTGGTCGGCCTGATCGCCGGCGCCTCCGCGTCCGGCCAGTGGCGGACCTGGCTGATGTGGGTCAACGGCGTGCCCTTCGGGCAGAAGGACCCCCAGTTCAAGCTGGACGTCTCCTTCTACGCGTTCGACCTGCCCTGGTACCGGTTCCTGCTCGGCTTCGGCTTCGCCGCGGTGATCATCTCGGTGATCGCCGCCGCGCTCACCCACTACCTGTACGGCGGGCTCCGCGTCACCAGCCCGGGCGCGCGCGCCACGGCCGCCGCCACCGGGCACCTGTCGGTGCTCCTCGGCGTCTTCGTCGCCTTCAAGGCGGTCGCCTACTGGCTGGACCGGTACGGGCTGGCGGTGAAGTCCAGCGACTTCAAGGCGACCGACAACTGGACCGGCCTCAGGTACGTCGACGCCAACGCCTACCTGCCCGCCAAGACCATCCTGTTCTGCATCGCCGTCATCTGCGCGCTGCTGTTCTTCGCCACCCTGTGGCGGCGCACCTGGCAGCTGCCCGTGATCGGCTTCGGCCTGATGGTCCTCTCCGCCATCCTCATCGGCGGCCTGTACCCGGCGCTGGTCCAGAAGTTCCAGGTCCAGCCGAACGAGCAGGCCAAGGAAGCGCCGTACGTCGAGAAGAACCTGGCGGCCACGCGCGATGCGTACGGGATCGAGGGGACCCAGGTCGCCGAGTACCCGGGAGTGTCCGAGACCAAGGACAAGACCAAGCTCCGTGACGACGCGGACGCCGCCGCGTCAATCCGGATCATGGACCCGAACGTCATCTCGCCCACGTTCCAGCAGCTCCAGCAGATGCGTAACTACTACGCGTTCCCGACCAACCTGGACGTCGACCGCTATTCCAAGGACGGCAAGGACCAGGACACGGTCATCGGTCTGCGCGAGCTGAACCTGGCCGGCATCCCGAAGAAGAACTGGATCAACAACCACTTCCGCTACACCCACGGCTATGGTGTGGTCGCCGCCAAGGGCACCGCGGTCGACTCCGAGGGACGCCCGGTCTTCACCGAGTCCGACCTGCCGTCCAAGGGTGACCTCGGTACGTACGAGCAACGCGTCTACTACGGCGAGAAGACCACCACCTACTCGATCGTCGGCGGTCCCCAGAAGGAGATCGACTACTCCGACGACACCGGGGAGAAGACCTTCAGCTACAAGGGGGACGGCGGGGTCGACCTGTCCAACCCGATCAACCGCGCGGCGTACGCCGCGGCGTTCAGCGAGCCGCAGATCCTCTACTCGGGTGCGATCGGCGAGGGTTCGAAGATCCTCTACAACCGCACGCCCAAGGAACGTGTGGAGGCGGTCGCCCCGTGGCTGACCATCGACGGAGACGCCTACCCGGCGGTGGTGGACGGCCGTATCCAGTGGATCGTCGATGCGTACACGACGACGAATGGATATCCCTACGCCTCTCGCACGACGCTCGGCGACACCACGGCGGACTCGCTGACCGCGGCCAACGACCAGCGCGCGGTGGTGGCCCAGCAGAACCAGGTCAACTACATCCGCAACAGCGTGAAGGCGACCGTCGACGCGTACAGCGGTGACGTCAAGCTGTACCAGTGGGACACCCAGGATCCGGTCCTCAAGACCTGGATGAAGGCGTTCCCCGGCACGGTGCAGGGCAAGGGCGAGATCTCCAAGGCGTTGATGGAGCATCTGCGCTACCCGCAGGACCTGTTCAAGGTCCAGCGTGAGCTGCTCACGCGTTACCACGTGAAGGACGCCAACACGTTCCTCAGCGGCAGCGAGGTGTGGCAGGTCCCGGACGACCCGACCAACAAGTCGGGAGACGCTGTACCGCCGTACTACCTGAGCATGAAGATGCCCGACCAGAAGGCGCAGGCCTTCTCGCTGACGACGACGTTCACACCCAACGGACGTGACAACCTCAGCGCGTTCATGGCGGTCGACGCCGAGGCGGGAACCGACGGCTACGGCAAGATCAGAATCCTCAAACTGCCCACGAGTACGACCGTCAACGGTCCGACACAGGTTCAGAGCCAGCTGAACTCGGAGCAGGACATCGCCGAGACCATCAGGCTGCTGAGAGGCGGCGACTCGGAGGTCGAGTACGGCAATCTGCTGACCGTCCCGCTCGACGGCGGACTGCTGTACGTCGAGCCGGTCTACGTGCGCGGTGGCGACCTCAAGTACCCCTTGTTGCGCAAGGTGTTGGTGAGCTACGGCGGCAACACGGCCTTCGAGAACACGCTCGACGAGGCGCTCAACAAGGTCTTCGGAGCGCAGGCGGCCGAACCGGAGCCACCGGAGGACACCGGCGAGGACCCCGGCCAGGACACGACGGAGCCGCCGACGTCCACCAACCCGACGGTCCGGGAAGCGCTCAGTGACGCGCAGGATGCCTTCGACGCCGGCCAGAAGGCGCTGGAGCAGAAGGACCTGACCGCGTACGCCGAGGCGCAGAAGGACCTGGAGGAGGCGCTGCAGCGCGCCGAGGACGCACAGGCCAAGGCGGACCAGGGCGCCGGGGACAAGAACGGGGACGACAAGGCCAGTCCCAGCGCCTCCCCGAGCAAGGAGGCCGGCGGAGGCTCGGACACCGGCTGA